A stretch of the Anaeromyxobacter sp. genome encodes the following:
- a CDS encoding 4-hydroxy-tetrahydrodipicolinate reductase gives MINVVVTGAAGRMGREIVRLVLSTPGLRLHGAVERAGPAIGQDAAQLAGLPPAGVPVVEGLAAALPGAGCLVDFTHFEASAAHAEACAAAGVAVVIGSTGFTPEARARVAAAAAKVPVLLSPNMSVGVNVLFELVRQAAAVLGEAYDVEIVELHHKKKKDAPSGTAMRLAEVAVEALGRDAAADLCFERHGMIGERPAREIGVQTVRGGDIVGEHTVYFCGEGERLELTHRATAREQFARGAVRAALWLGGRAPGLYDMADVLGFRKGG, from the coding sequence GATCGTCCGGCTGGTCCTCTCCACCCCGGGCCTGCGCCTGCACGGCGCGGTGGAGCGCGCCGGCCCCGCCATCGGCCAGGACGCCGCCCAGCTGGCGGGCCTGCCGCCGGCCGGCGTGCCGGTGGTGGAGGGGCTGGCCGCCGCCCTGCCGGGCGCCGGCTGCCTCGTCGACTTCACCCACTTCGAGGCCTCGGCCGCCCACGCCGAGGCCTGCGCCGCGGCCGGGGTGGCGGTGGTCATCGGCTCCACCGGCTTCACGCCGGAGGCCAGGGCCCGGGTGGCGGCGGCGGCGGCGAAGGTGCCGGTGCTGCTCTCGCCCAACATGAGCGTGGGCGTGAACGTGCTCTTCGAGCTGGTCCGCCAGGCCGCGGCGGTGCTGGGCGAGGCCTACGACGTGGAGATCGTGGAGCTCCACCACAAGAAGAAGAAGGACGCGCCGAGCGGCACCGCCATGCGCCTGGCCGAGGTGGCGGTCGAGGCGCTGGGGCGCGACGCGGCCGCGGACCTGTGCTTCGAGCGGCACGGCATGATCGGCGAGCGGCCGGCCCGCGAGATCGGCGTGCAGACGGTGCGCGGCGGCGACATCGTCGGCGAGCACACCGTCTACTTCTGCGGCGAGGGCGAGCGGCTGGAGCTGACCCACCGGGCCACCGCCCGCGAGCAGTTCGCCCGCGGCGCGGTCCGCGCGGCCCTGTGGCTGGGCGGCCGGGCGCCGGGCCTCTACGACATGGCCGACGTGCTCGGCTTCCGGAAGGGCGGGTGA
- a CDS encoding fumarylacetoacetate hydrolase family protein, whose protein sequence is MRTCRYRHGIDERWGLVEGDAVRPLTAEPWAGGLPEGKPVRLSEVVLLAPVRPSKVVCVGRNYVAHARELGNEVPKEPLIFLKPSTAVVGPQEAIVCPPQSRDVQHEAELGVVLARALTRASPAEAKAAVFGWTCLNDVTARDVQREEKQFTRAKGFDTFCPVGPVVETNLDPVDLTVLCRLNGVETQRGYTRDMAFDPYALLSYISHVMTLLPGDLVATGTPEGVSRMQRGDWVEVEIPGIGILRNPVT, encoded by the coding sequence ATGAGGACCTGCCGCTACCGCCACGGCATCGACGAGCGCTGGGGGCTCGTCGAGGGCGACGCCGTCCGCCCCCTCACCGCCGAGCCGTGGGCCGGCGGGCTGCCCGAGGGCAAGCCGGTCCGCCTCTCCGAGGTGGTGCTGCTGGCGCCGGTGCGCCCCAGCAAGGTGGTGTGCGTCGGGCGCAACTACGTGGCCCACGCCCGCGAGCTCGGCAACGAGGTGCCCAAGGAGCCGCTCATCTTCCTCAAGCCCTCCACCGCGGTGGTCGGGCCCCAGGAGGCCATCGTCTGCCCGCCGCAGTCGAGGGACGTGCAGCACGAGGCCGAGCTGGGCGTGGTGCTGGCGCGGGCGCTCACCCGGGCCAGCCCCGCCGAGGCCAAGGCGGCGGTCTTCGGGTGGACCTGCCTGAACGACGTGACCGCCCGCGACGTCCAGCGCGAGGAGAAGCAGTTCACCCGCGCCAAGGGGTTCGACACCTTCTGCCCGGTCGGGCCGGTGGTGGAGACCAACCTGGACCCGGTGGACCTGACGGTGCTGTGCCGGCTCAACGGGGTGGAGACCCAGCGCGGCTACACCCGCGACATGGCCTTCGACCCCTACGCCCTGCTCTCCTACATCTCACACGTCATGACCCTGCTGCCGGGCGACCTGGTGGCCACCGGCACGCCGGAGGGGGTCAGCCGCATGCAGCGCGGCGACTGGGTCGAGGTGGAGATCCCGGGGATCGGCATCCTGCGCAACCCGGTGACCTGA
- a CDS encoding class II aldolase/adducin family protein gives MARPPARTPGRPRGPAPTRPAAPAPARPAGPASTEDRLALADQALRHALCAAGRRLYDRDLIGAGEGNLSARRGDGTFLVTPSGVSKGALQPGDLLVVDGEGAVISGHGRPSTELAMHLAVYAARPDAAAAVHAHPITAVALTVAGAGWPGHLVPEAAVSLGEVVVAPFAVPGTPEVPASLAPLLPDHDVLLLARHGALCLGGTVAEAVDRMETLERVARMAVLARALGSCRPLAAEQVAAVLRAAGRA, from the coding sequence ATGGCCCGCCCGCCCGCCCGCACCCCTGGCCGCCCGCGCGGCCCCGCCCCCACCCGCCCGGCGGCCCCCGCCCCGGCCCGGCCGGCCGGCCCCGCCTCCACCGAGGACCGCCTGGCCCTGGCCGATCAGGCCCTGCGCCACGCCCTCTGCGCCGCCGGCCGCCGGCTGTACGACCGCGACCTCATCGGCGCCGGCGAGGGCAACCTCTCGGCCCGGCGCGGCGACGGCACCTTCCTGGTCACCCCCTCCGGCGTGTCGAAGGGGGCGCTCCAGCCCGGCGACCTGCTGGTGGTGGACGGCGAGGGCGCGGTGATCTCGGGCCACGGCCGCCCCTCCACCGAGCTGGCCATGCACCTGGCGGTCTACGCGGCCCGGCCCGACGCGGCCGCCGCGGTGCACGCCCACCCCATCACCGCGGTGGCGCTCACGGTGGCCGGCGCCGGCTGGCCCGGCCACCTGGTGCCCGAGGCCGCCGTCTCGCTCGGGGAGGTGGTGGTGGCCCCGTTCGCCGTGCCGGGCACGCCCGAGGTGCCGGCCTCGCTGGCGCCGCTGCTGCCGGACCACGACGTGCTGCTGCTGGCGCGCCACGGGGCCCTGTGCCTGGGCGGCACCGTGGCCGAGGCGGTGGACCGGATGGAGACGCTGGAGCGGGTGGCGCGCATGGCGGTGCTGGCGCGCGCCCTGGGCAGCTGCCGGCCGCTGGCCGCCGAGCAGGTGGCGGCGGTGCTGCGGGCCGCGGGCCGGGCGTGA
- a CDS encoding KpsF/GutQ family sugar-phosphate isomerase: MTTRRAVTRAATRAARRPPQSTGARPRPAAAPARPTRPAARAGGAAAARKPRAPGPAGARAMAEYGRTVLAAEAAAIGRVVLGDPFARAVEWILGCTGRVVVTGMGKPGFVAQKISATLASTGTSSYFIHPAEAAHGDLGRVSRDDVVIALSNSGETEEILRLLPALKKIGARIVSITRDTVNPLARGSHLAIAIGNVEEACPMGLAPTASTAVLLAVGDALAMTVLENRDFSREEYALYHPGGKLGRGLMKVRELMRQGEACPVVAESAPLSAAVAVMTVTPGRPGATGVHDAAGKLVGIFTDGDLRRLVEHGQTDFTRPIATAMGRNPRTIRPEDLVVDAARVLRQARIDQVPVVDGEGRMVGLLDVQDLLAAKII, encoded by the coding sequence ATGACCACCCGCCGAGCCGTGACACGCGCCGCCACCCGGGCCGCGCGCCGCCCGCCGCAGTCCACCGGCGCCCGCCCGCGCCCGGCCGCCGCGCCCGCCCGCCCGACCCGCCCCGCCGCCCGGGCCGGCGGGGCCGCCGCGGCCCGGAAGCCCCGCGCCCCCGGCCCGGCCGGCGCCCGCGCCATGGCCGAGTACGGCCGCACCGTGCTGGCCGCCGAGGCCGCCGCCATCGGCCGGGTGGTGCTCGGCGACCCCTTCGCCCGCGCGGTGGAGTGGATCCTGGGCTGCACCGGGCGGGTGGTGGTCACCGGCATGGGCAAGCCCGGCTTCGTGGCCCAGAAGATCTCGGCCACCCTGGCCTCCACCGGCACCTCCTCCTACTTCATCCACCCGGCCGAGGCGGCCCACGGCGACCTGGGGCGGGTCTCGCGCGACGACGTGGTCATCGCCCTCTCCAACTCCGGCGAGACCGAGGAGATCCTGCGGCTGCTGCCGGCCCTGAAGAAGATCGGCGCCCGCATCGTCTCGATCACCCGGGACACGGTGAACCCGCTGGCGCGCGGCAGCCACCTCGCCATCGCCATCGGCAACGTCGAGGAGGCCTGCCCCATGGGGCTGGCCCCCACCGCCTCCACCGCCGTGCTGCTGGCGGTGGGCGACGCCCTGGCCATGACCGTGCTGGAGAACCGCGACTTCTCGCGCGAGGAGTACGCCCTCTACCACCCCGGCGGGAAGCTGGGGCGCGGCCTCATGAAGGTGCGCGAGCTGATGCGCCAGGGCGAGGCCTGCCCGGTGGTGGCCGAGTCGGCGCCGCTCTCGGCCGCGGTGGCGGTCATGACCGTCACCCCCGGGCGCCCGGGCGCCACCGGCGTGCACGACGCGGCCGGGAAGCTGGTCGGCATCTTCACCGACGGTGACCTGCGCCGCCTGGTGGAGCACGGCCAGACCGACTTCACCCGGCCCATCGCCACCGCCATGGGGCGCAACCCGCGCACCATCCGGCCCGAGGACCTGGTGGTGGACGCGGCCCGGGTGCTGCGCCAGGCCCGCATCGACCAGGTGCCGGTGGTGGACGGCGAGGGGCGCATGGTCGGCCTGCTCGACGTGCAGGACCTGCTGGCCGCCAAGATCATCTGA
- the folK gene encoding 2-amino-4-hydroxy-6-hydroxymethyldihydropteridine diphosphokinase, with protein sequence MRAYVGVGTNLGDRWAHLALAARALRATPRVALTRASRVHDTAPLGPPQPRYLNAVLELETTLPPVALLAELQRIEREALRRPAVRWGPRSLDLDLLVCGPAILALPGLTLPHPGLASRRFVLGPLCELAPGLLVPGDGRSVAELLAVAPPWDGVAVGRYPA encoded by the coding sequence ATGCGGGCCTACGTCGGCGTCGGCACCAACCTCGGGGACCGGTGGGCCCACCTCGCGCTGGCCGCCCGGGCGCTCAGGGCCACGCCGCGGGTGGCCCTCACCCGGGCCTCGCGGGTGCACGACACCGCGCCGCTGGGGCCGCCGCAGCCGCGCTACCTGAACGCCGTCCTGGAGCTGGAGACCACCCTGCCGCCCGTGGCCCTGCTGGCCGAGCTGCAGCGCATCGAGCGCGAGGCGCTGCGCCGGCCGGCGGTGCGCTGGGGGCCGCGCTCGCTGGACCTGGACCTGCTGGTGTGCGGCCCGGCGATCCTGGCGCTGCCCGGCCTCACCCTGCCGCACCCCGGCCTGGCCTCGCGCCGCTTCGTGCTCGGCCCGCTCTGCGAGCTGGCGCCCGGGCTGCTGGTGCCGGGCGACGGGCGCAGCGTGGCGGAGCTCCTGGCGGTGGCGCCCCCCTGGGATGGGGTGGCGGTGGGGCGCTACCCGGCCTGA
- the fsa gene encoding fructose-6-phosphate aldolase yields the protein MKFFIDSADLGEITKALDLGLCDGVTTNPSLVAKTGRRFDDVLREIVALKPGPISAEVTSVDAPGMLREAEHYARFGEDVVIKIPLIVEGLKAVKELTRRGIKTNVTLCFSAVQALLAAKAGATYVSPFVGRLDDVSEDGMALIEQIVEIYGNYQFKTQVLVASVRHPIHVLQSARIGADVATIPYKVIEQLAQHPLTDKGLKQFLADWEKVPKV from the coding sequence ATGAAGTTCTTCATCGACTCCGCCGACCTCGGCGAGATCACCAAGGCGCTGGACCTCGGCCTGTGCGACGGGGTCACCACCAACCCGTCGCTGGTGGCCAAGACCGGCCGGAGGTTCGACGACGTGCTCCGCGAGATCGTGGCGCTGAAGCCCGGCCCCATCAGCGCCGAGGTGACCTCGGTGGACGCCCCCGGGATGCTCCGGGAGGCCGAGCACTACGCCAGGTTCGGCGAGGACGTGGTCATCAAGATCCCGCTCATCGTGGAGGGCCTGAAGGCGGTCAAGGAGCTGACCCGCCGGGGCATCAAGACCAACGTCACCCTGTGCTTCTCGGCGGTGCAGGCGCTGCTGGCCGCCAAGGCCGGCGCCACCTACGTCTCGCCCTTCGTGGGACGCCTCGACGACGTCTCCGAGGACGGGATGGCGCTCATCGAGCAGATCGTCGAGATCTACGGCAACTACCAGTTCAAGACGCAGGTGCTGGTGGCCTCGGTGCGCCACCCCATCCACGTGCTGCAGTCGGCCCGGATCGGGGCCGACGTGGCCACCATCCCCTACAAGGTCATCGAGCAGCTGGCGCAGCACCCGCTCACCGACAAGGGGCTCAAGCAGTTCCTGGCCGACTGGGAGAAGGTCCCCAAGGTCTAG
- a CDS encoding cytochrome c, with protein sequence MKRLALLVALAAPGLAAAGESGLVIFHTQCSRCHGPDGRGQAVFNTPSFLTSKLSAAEMEQVIAKGKGKMPSFGAKLTPAEITGVAAYVKAGLPAK encoded by the coding sequence ATGAAGCGCCTCGCCCTCCTCGTCGCCCTCGCCGCCCCCGGGCTCGCCGCCGCCGGCGAGTCGGGCCTGGTCATCTTCCACACCCAGTGCTCGCGCTGCCACGGCCCCGACGGCCGCGGCCAGGCGGTCTTCAACACCCCGAGCTTCCTCACCTCCAAGCTCTCCGCCGCCGAGATGGAGCAGGTCATCGCCAAGGGCAAGGGCAAGATGCCCTCCTTCGGCGCCAAGCTCACCCCCGCCGAGATCACGGGCGTGGCCGCCTACGTCAAGGCGGGGCTCCCGGCCAAGTAG
- a CDS encoding efflux RND transporter periplasmic adaptor subunit, which produces MKTRTKIWAGTIAGLLILAGLLVGVKAGQIRTMMAAGEGFSMPPEAVTSATVEASSWQPARPAIGTLVAVRAVTLGSELPGLIREVTFESGLTIRRGAVLVRLDTSTEEAQLQAAEADAELARLGLERARSLRQGDATSQAELDAVQARARQADAVVAQLKATIAKKTIRAPFDGRIAIRQVEVGQVVAPGTPIASLQSIDPIHAEFWLPQQALADLKVGQRVALKTDTFPDQQWDGQLDTINPEVDVATRNVRIRATVPNRDGRLRPGMFVNVEVVSGERRPVLLIPATAVLFAPYGDSVYVIEDAAKAPAAAAGQPGAAPPGPAAAGKPAQAGGLVARQRFVRLGERRGDLVAVASGVAAGEQVVSSGGFKLRNGAAVVVRNDLAPDARLAPRPSEQ; this is translated from the coding sequence ATGAAGACCAGGACCAAGATCTGGGCCGGCACCATCGCCGGCCTCCTCATCCTCGCCGGACTGCTGGTCGGCGTGAAGGCCGGCCAGATCCGCACCATGATGGCCGCCGGCGAGGGCTTCAGCATGCCCCCGGAGGCGGTCACCTCGGCCACCGTGGAGGCCAGCTCGTGGCAGCCGGCCCGCCCGGCCATCGGCACGCTGGTGGCGGTGCGCGCCGTCACGCTGGGCTCGGAGCTGCCGGGCCTCATCCGCGAGGTCACCTTCGAGTCGGGCCTCACCATCCGGCGCGGCGCCGTGCTGGTGCGGCTCGACACCTCCACCGAGGAGGCCCAGCTCCAGGCCGCCGAGGCCGACGCCGAGCTGGCGCGGCTGGGGCTGGAGCGGGCCCGCAGCCTGCGGCAGGGCGACGCCACCTCGCAGGCCGAGCTGGACGCCGTGCAGGCCCGGGCCCGCCAGGCCGACGCGGTGGTGGCCCAGCTCAAGGCCACCATCGCCAAGAAGACCATCCGCGCCCCCTTCGACGGCCGCATCGCCATCCGCCAGGTGGAGGTGGGCCAGGTGGTGGCGCCCGGCACGCCCATCGCCTCGCTCCAGTCGATCGACCCCATCCACGCCGAGTTCTGGCTGCCGCAGCAGGCCCTGGCCGACCTGAAGGTGGGCCAGCGGGTGGCGCTCAAGACCGACACCTTCCCGGACCAGCAGTGGGACGGGCAGCTCGACACCATCAACCCCGAGGTGGACGTGGCCACCCGCAACGTGCGGATCCGCGCCACCGTGCCCAACCGGGACGGGCGGCTGCGGCCCGGCATGTTCGTCAACGTGGAGGTGGTCTCGGGCGAGCGGCGGCCGGTGCTGCTGATCCCCGCCACCGCCGTCCTGTTCGCCCCCTACGGCGACTCGGTCTACGTCATCGAGGACGCGGCCAAGGCGCCAGCCGCCGCCGCGGGCCAGCCGGGCGCGGCGCCGCCCGGGCCGGCGGCGGCCGGGAAGCCGGCCCAGGCGGGCGGGCTGGTGGCGCGGCAGCGCTTCGTGCGGCTGGGCGAGCGCCGCGGCGACCTGGTGGCGGTGGCCTCGGGGGTGGCGGCCGGCGAGCAGGTGGTCTCGAGCGGCGGCTTCAAGCTCCGCAACGGCGCCGCCGTGGTGGTGAGGAACGATCTGGCCCCGGACGCCCGGCTCGCGCCGCGGCCGTCCGAGCAGTGA